One window of Trifolium pratense cultivar HEN17-A07 linkage group LG5, ARS_RC_1.1, whole genome shotgun sequence genomic DNA carries:
- the LOC123883607 gene encoding uncharacterized protein LOC123883607 isoform X3, with the protein MASILCDLVKKYVDKLIDGAIAEARYVFCFTCIVKKFEEERTTLEPQRITIEQRVKDARERDKDIKAIVGSWEKDIDELNQVDTKTKQTCFFGFCPNCIWRYKKGKELSNNLEKIKQLKGEKFENIELPRPVPGVERYSSKDYISFESRESKYKELLDALKDDNNYITGLQGMGGTGKTTMAKEVGKELKQSEIFAYVVDTTVSFTPDIKKIQDDIAGSLRLEWGGCNEPDRPKKLWSRLTNGDKILVILDDVWDRGLPLDFDAIGIPKQDTHKGCRVLVTSRNQETFNNMDCDKIIELGLLSEEEAWIMFKMYAKISDSTSQKLIDKGRKIAKECKRLPVAISVIASSLKGHQHREHKWDVTLKSLKKPVSMHGVDDDKVGIYNLLKISYDNLKDEKAKGLFLLCSVFREDEENSIEVITRLCIGVGLLGEDYGSYDDARNLVVLAKDKLVDSCLLLEGGEKCLKLHDLVREAAQWIANKEIQCVKLFDEKQKSLVEKQTNIKYLLCEGKCKDLFSLEFDRLKLETLIVKVDREEEDKCIKVPDSFFENVIRLRVLNFSGIHFSQSLSLPPAIQLLTNIRSMSFDHVDLGDISILGKLQRLETLDLDTCKVNELPNQITELKKFKLLKLEDCEIRMNNPFEVIERCSSLEELYFKYSFNEFCKEIALPELKRYHIHGRSSFYSEGQSRFSKYVVFRGDEKCQFSKGTLKYCMQTAEALFLEGIKGEWRNLMPEIFPLEHGMNDLVELHLDRISQLRCLIDTIGSHVPILSNLVVLELENMENLEQLFNGKLNLCNLKRITLKNCPMLISILPFLSAKDLPALEAIRIRKCDGLQYVFGQSQHVELVSLTELELSELPNFIGIFEECVKGSSSTSKAQIQLDPMRDRDQPHDCSVASESNSYGLNIWERLGIQSKILCNIKEIVLTHFPKMKSVFILSIDLIMQLETLRIEKCDELKHIIIDTGYHNIGGNICVNVFPKLKKLYVEDCAQLEYIFGHDTSDHQNDMGIQLHLPELRYLHLASLPSLIAMCPKQYRITYPCLKYLCIWKCSQDNTIIKELSGNIDLFLTLETLDVFNSNVESIFSLNEIDEQQLDLALRYITLIDLPMMTCLFVGPKNSFSLKNLTRITIMRCDKLKIAFSTSILRFLPQLRILRIEECNELEHIIEDDLENKNNSTTCFPKLELLTVRKCNKLKFVFSSSMLRVLPMLLYLTIEECKELEHIIEDDLENKNNSTTCFPKLKSLAVRNCNKLKFVFSTSVLRVLPQLRDLTIEDCKELEHIIEDDLENKNNSTTCFPKLQALLIIKCNKLKFVFPFSVCKEVPELTFLMITEANELEKIFKSEDDQKVDIPNLNVLVFDMLPSLCCAQGNQFQAVKNRFVRDCHQLKLTSASTTNTFIEIEKLCYIIDYDLQEKVVDLFKQGTTKDFDTESKLASVEIVENAGIEQLPSAKITEDFELPVDQGDPSQKVEDLAILPTNSKIQMKQTPKTEHEFVENVPDLAILPTKSGKLQNEQSLGETDTTVQSSQLEGSTSEKTAVATVSSISRTKNEPPMQVVTSKQKGIEIEGTSKTNNDQASLNGDALMKVNSYVEEQFSKDDEIIVSKSEPSPSITSSVASKGDPSQKLEDLAILPTNSKIQMKQTPKAEHEFVKNVMDLAILPTNSEELLNEKSLGETDTIIKPSQLDGSTSEKTAVATMSTISGTKNEPPIQVVASKQKGLQGIEVEIEGVSKTNNDQVSPNGDALMKVNSNVEEQFSKDDELIVSKSKPSSPMPSMPSKGNPSQKVELSSSLLVKRELDELVSKNHLKYKNLSLLSDFLVANPSVCLKDTSLSNRYKGCAYKSLAKLLKFLKTHSLLEVSGSSHSEFVELLQDARSFAFDKEWLDGVERRALFPEIQVFPDAMEKLLDSKKKITKNVEDLKHQLTSSEADLESIIQQEAILSAPIGY; encoded by the exons ATGGCAAGTATCCTCTGTGATTTGGTGAAGAAATATGTGGACAAATTGATTGATGGCGCAATAGCAGAAGCACGTTATGTATTTTGCTTTACATGCATTGTTaagaaatttgaagaagaaagaactaCGTTGGAACCACAAAGGATAACTATCGAGCAACGTGTCAAAGATGCAAGAGAAAGAGATAAAGATATTAAAGCTATAGTTGGTTCTTGGGAAAAAGATATTGATGAGCTCAATCAAGTggacacaaaaacaaaacaaacatgtttttttggattttgtccTAATTGTATCTGGCGATATAAAAAGGGAAAGGAGTTATCAAATAACTTGGAGAAGATCAAACAACTAAAGGGagagaaatttgaaaatattgaacTTCCTCGCCCTGTTCCAGGTGTTGAACGCTATTCATCCAAAGATTACATTTCTTTTGAAAGTAGAGAGTCAAAATACAAAGAACTGTTGGATGCATTAAAAGATGACAATAACTATATAACCGGATTGCAAGGGATGGGGGGCACCGGAAAGACAACAATGGCCAAAGAAGTGGGTAAAGAGTTAAAGCAATCTGAAATATTTGCTTATGTCGTTGATACGACCGTGTCATTTACTcctgatataaaaaaaattcaagatgaTATTGCTGGATCTTTAAGACTGGAATGGGGGGGTTGTAATGAACCAGACCGACCCAAAAAACTATGGAGTAGATTAACAAATGGTGACAAAATTCTTGTGATACTGGATGATGTGTGGGATCGAGGCCTGCCTCTTGATTTTGATGCAATAGGAATTCCAAAACAAGACACACACAAAGGTTGTAGAGTTCTTGTAACCTCGCGTAATCAAGAAACTTTCAACAACATGGACTGTGATAAGATAATTGAATTGGGTCTTTTATCAGAAGAAGAAGCGTGGATCATGTTCAAAATGTATGCCAAGATAAGTGATAGCACCTCTCAAAAATTGATCGATAAGGGACGTAAAATTGCAAAGGAATGCAAACGATTACCTGTTGCAATTTCAGTTATCGCCAGTAGCTTAAAGGGCCACCAACATCGAGAGCACAAATGGGATGTGACATTGAAATCCTTGAAGAAGCCTGTATCCATGCATGGTGTTGATGATGATAAGGTTGGAATTTATAACTTGTTGAAGATTAGCTATGATAATTTGAAGGATGAAAAAGCCAAGGGGTTGTTTCTCTTATGTTCGGTTTTccgagaagatgaagaaaattctATTGAAGTTATAACAAGACTTTGCATAGGTGTGGGCCTTTTGGGGGAAGATTATGGTAGCTACGATGATGCTCGAAACCTAGTAGTTCTAGCCAAAGACAAGCTCGTAGATTCTTGTTTGTTGTTGGAGGGCGGTGAAAAATGTCTAAAACTGCATGATTTGGTCCGAGAAGCAGCTCAATGGATAGCGAACAAAGAGATTCAATGTGTAAAATTGTTTGATGAAAAGCAAAAGTCATTGGTTGAAAAGCAgacaaatatcaaatatttattATGTGAAGGGAAGTGCAAGGATTTATTTTCCTTGGAATTTGATAGATTGAAACTTGAGACTTTAATTGTCAAGGTGGATAGAGAAGAAGAGGATAAATGTATAAAAGTACCAGATTCTTTCTTTGAAAATGTTATCAGGCTCcgtgttttgaatttttcagGCATTCATTTCAGCCAATCTTTATCATTACCACCTGCAATTCAGTTATTGACAAATATTCGATCTATGTCGTTTGATCATGTTGATTTAGGTGATATCTCTATTTTGGGAAAACTACAGAGACTTGAGACTCTTGATTTGGATACATGCAAAGTCAATGAATTGCCAAACCAAATTACAGAACTGAAGAAGTTTAAATTGTTGAAATTGGAAGATTGTGAAATAAGAATGAATAATCCATTTGAAGTTATTGAAAGATGCTCATCACTTGAAGAGTTGTATTTCAAATATAGtttcaatgaattttgtaaGGAAATAGCCTTACCTGAGTTGAAAAGATATCATATCCATGGTAGAAGTTCCTTTTATTCGGAAGGACAATCCAGGTTTTCCAAATATGTTGTGTTTCGTGGTGATGAAAAGTGTCAATTTTCAAAAGGAACACTCAAGTACTGCATGCAAACAGCAGAGGCTCTTTTTCTAGAAGGAATTAAGGGGGAATGGAGAAATCTCATGCCTGAGATTTTTCCTTTAGAACACGGTATGAATGATCTTGTTGAACTTCATTTGGATCGGATTTCACAACTACGGTGCCTCATTGACACCATTGGTTCTCATGTACCGATCTTGTCCAACTTGGTTGTACTAGAACTGGAAAACATGGAAAATTTGGAACAACTATTCAATGGTAAGCTAAACCTCTGCAATCTAAAGAGAATCACACTTAAGAATTGCCCTATGTTAATTTCTATACTACCTTTCCTCTCTGCTAAAGACCTTCCAGCACTAGAAGCTATCAGAATAAGAAAATGTGATGGATTGCAATATGTGTTTGGTCAATCTCAACATGTTGAACTGGTTTCACTAACTGAATTGGAGCTCTCTGAATTACCAAACTTCATTGGTATTTTTGAAGAATGTGTGAAGGGATCATCTTCCACTTCCAAAGCACAAATACAATTGGATCCTATGCGTGATAGGGATCAACCGCATGACTGCTCAGTGGCATCG GAATCAAATTCATATGGCCTTAACATATGGGAACGTCTTGGAATACAATCAAAGATCCTCTGCAATATTAAAGAGATTGTGCTGACTCATTTTCCGAAGATGAAATCAGTATTTATCCTATCTATTGATCTAATAATGCAGTTGGAAACTTTGAGAATTGAGAAATGTGATGAACTGAAGCACATAATAATAGATACTGGATATCATAACATTGGTGGCAACATCTGTGTCAATGTCTTCCCAAAATTGAAAAAGCTCTATGTTGAAGATTGTGCTCAATTGGAATACATATTTGGACATGACACTAGTGATCATCAAAACGATATGGGGATTCAGCTTCATCTTCCGGAATTGAGATATCTCCATCTTGCCAGTCTGCCAAGTTTGATCGCCATGTGTCCCAAACAATATCGAATAACATATCCTTGTTTGAAATATCTTTGTATCTGGAAATGTTCCCAGGATAATACAATCATTAAG GAATTGAGTGGGAACATTGATCTTTTTCTCACTTTGGAAACACTCGACGTATTCAATTCCAATGTAGAAAGTATATTTTCCCTGAATGAAATTGATGAACAGCAACTGGACTTAGCTTTGCGATACATTACCTTGATTGATCTGCCTATGATGACTTGTCTTTTTGTGGGTCCCAAAAATTCATTTTCCCTCAAAAACCTTACACGCATAACAATCATGCGATGTGacaaattgaaaattgcatTCTCCACTTCCATTTTAAGATTTCTACCACAGTTGCGTATTTTAAGAATAGAAGAATGCAACGAGTTGGAACATATTATTGAAGATGATTTGGAGaataaaaacaattcaacaacaTGCTTCCCAAAGCTAGAACTTCTTACTGTTAGAAAGTGCAACAAgttgaaatttgttttctcCTCTTCCATGTTAAGAGTTCTACCAATGTTGCTTTATTTAACAATAGAAGAATGCAAAGAGTTGGAACATATTATTGAAGATGATTTGGAGaataaaaacaattcaacaacaTGCTTCCCAAAGCTAAAAAGTCTTGCTGTTAGAAATTGCAACAAgttgaaatttgttttctcCACTTCCGTGTTAAGAGTTCTACCACAGTTGCGTGATTTAACAATAGAAGATTGCAAAGAGTTGGAACATATTATTGAAGATGATTTGGAGAATAAAAACAATTCAACTACATGCTTCCCAAAGCTACAAGCACTTCTTATTATAAAGTGCAACAAGTTGAAATTTGTCTTTCCATTCTCTGTATGTAAAGAGGTTCCCGAGCTAACTTTTCTGATGATAACAGAAGCAAATGAGTTAGAGAAAATATTCAAAAGTGAAGATGATCAGAAAGTTGATATTCCAAATCTAAATGTTTTAGTATTTGATATGCTGCCAAGCCTCTGTTGTGCTCAGGGAAATCAATTCCAGGCTGTAAAAAATCGCTTCGTGCGGGATTGTCATCAACTCAAACTGACTTCAGCATCAACAACCAACACCTTCATAGAAATTGAAAAGTTATGTTACATCATAG ATTATGATTTGCAGGAGAAAGTGGTAGATCTATTTAAACAGGGAACCACCAAAGATTTTGATACCGAGTCGAAGTTAGCAAGTgttgaaattgttgaaaatGCTGGGATTGAACAACTGCCAAGTGCAAAAATCACTGAAGATTTTGAACTACCAGTTGATCAag GGGATCCTTCTCAAAAAGTAGAAGATTTAGCAATACTACCAACAAACTCAAAA ATTCAAATGAAACAAACACCAAAGACAGAGcatgaatttgttgaaaatgttCCAGATTTAGCAATACTACCAACAAAATCAGGA AAGTTGCAGAATGAACAATCACTTGGAGAAACTGATACTACAGTCCAATCTTCTCaa TTGGAGGGATCAACATCAGAAAAAACAGCAGTTGCAACTGTGTCTTCCATttcaagaacaaagaatgaGCCACCAATGCAAGTAGTTACGTCTAAACAAAAG GGTATTGAGATAGAAGGAACTTCTAAGACTAATAATGATCAAG CTTCTCTAAATGGCGATGCTTTGATGAAAGTAAACTCATATGTTGAGGAACAATTTTCTAAGGATGATGAAATAATAGTTTCCAAATCTGAACCCTCTCCGAGCATCACATCTTCTGTTGCATCTAAAG GGGATCCTTCTCAAAAATTAGAAGATTTAGCAATACTACCAACAAATTCAAAA ATACAAATGAAACAAACACCAAAGGCAGAGCATGAGTTTGTTAAAAATGTTATGGATTTAGCAATACTACCAACAAATTCTGAA GAGTTGCTGAATGAAAAATCACTTGGGGAAACTGATACTATCATCAAACCTTCTCAA TTGGATGGATCAACATCAGAAAAAACAGCAGTTGCAACTATGTCCACCATTTCAGGAACAAAGAATGAGCCACCTATACAAGTGGTTGCTTCTAAACAAAAG GGACTGCAGGGTATTGAGGTTGAGATAGAAGGAGTTTCTAAGACTAATAATGATCAAG TTTCTCCAAATGGCGATGCTTTGATGAAAGTAAACTCAAATGTTGAGGAACAGTTTTCTAAGGATGATGAACTAATAGTTTCCAAATCTAAACCCTCATCTCCAATGCCTTCAATGCCTTCTAAAG GCAACCCTTCTCAAAAAGTAGAATTAAGTTCTTCTTTGCTTGTTAAGAGGGAGCTTGATGAGCTGGTCTCCAAGAATCATTTGAAGTATAAGAACTTGTCTTTGTTATCTGATTTTCTTGTTGCCAATCCATCTGTTTGTTTAAAGGACACTTCACTTAGTAATAGATACAAGGGATGTGCCTACAAATCACTAGCTAAGCTATTGAAATTCCTCAAAACCCATAGTTTGCTAGAAGTATCAGGCTCAAGCCACTCTGAATTTGTGGAGCTATTACAAGATGCGCGCAGCTTTGCTTTTGATAAGGAATGGTTGGATGGTGTTGAGAGGCGCGCTTTATTTCCTGAAATACAAGTATTTCCAGATGCCATGGAAAAGTTATTGGATTCTAAGAAAAAGATTACCAAGAATGTGGAAGATCTTAAGCATCAATTGACATCCTCTGAAGCTGATTTGGAGAGTATCATTCAACAAGAGGCAATTTTAAGTGCCCCTATTGGTTATTAG